AAAAACCATCGAGCGGCTGAGCGAATACCGCCGTACGCTCCTGGCCAGCCACAAGCAGGGCATTACGCATATTTTCTCGCACGTATTGGCGGGCATCCACGGCATCACGGCCGTGCAGGTGCGCCGCGACCTGATGCTCATCGGCTTTTCGAGCGATACGAAAAAGGGATACGACGTACAGGTGCTCATCGAGTACATCAGCAAGATACTCGACAGCCCCTCGCAGATGAACATCGCCGTGCTGGGCATGGGACACCTGGGACAGGCCATCACCAAATATTTCAACGGCAAGGGGCTCAAGCTGAAGATCACGGCTGCCTTCGACGTCGATCCCGAGAAGGTCGGCAAGACCATCGACGGCATCCCGTGCTACCACATGGACACCTTCGAGAACATGGTCGTCAACCAGGACATCAGCATCGTCATCGTCTCTTCGCCGACGAAGGTCGCCCCGAGCCTCGTGGTGCCGATCATCAACGCCGGCATCAAGGGCGTGCTCAATTTCACCTCCACGCCGCTGAATTTCCCGCAGGGCATCGTCGTCGAGAACTACGACATCACCACGCTGCTCGAAAAGGTGGCCTATTTCGTCAAGGAAAACGAAGAAAGCAACAGCAGCAACGCATGATGCAACGCGAAGCAAAAAACGCAGCGGAGGGCGGAAAAACAGGCAGCCACGACATACACGGCGACCTTGCGGAACACCGTCCGGCTGCCGGGCGGCCGGACATGCGGGTTTTTTACGGGTTCGATGCACTTCCGCATTTCGTCCGTCCGACGGTGACCGTCGGATCGTACGACGGCGTGCACAGCGGGCACCTGGCCCTGTTGCGTACCGTTGCCGGGAGGGCTCGCGCACAGGGCGGCGAGAGCGTCGTACTCACGTTCGAACCCCATCCCCGCGTGACGCTCGGCCGGGCCGACGGCCTGCGGCTGCTGACCTCGCTCGAAGAGAAAATTTACCTGCTCGGACAGCAGGGCATCGACAACCTGATCGTCATCCCGTTCGACAAGGCATTCAGCGCCCTTGCGCCCGACACGTTCATCCGCGACTACCTCGTGGGGCGCATCGGCGCCGAAACGCTGGTCGTGGGCTTCAACCACCGCTTCGGGCGCGACAAGCAGGGCAGTTACGACTACCTGGGCAGCCACGGCTTCGGACTGGAGGTCGTGGAAGTCGGCGAATGCGACGTGGACGCCGAAAAGGTCAGCTCCACCGTCATCCGCCGCCTGGTGGCGCAGGGCGACATGGCCCGTGCAGCCCGCCTGTTGTCGCATCCCTACCTCGTCATCGGGACGGCGGCGGCCGGCCGCATCCGCACCGACGACCCCCTCAAGCTCCTGCCGCCCACAGGGTCGTACCAAGTCCGCATCGGCGGCCGGCCTGCAAGGCTGACTGTCGACACATCACAAAATCTGATAATCCGCGACGGCTGCCCCGACGGGCGTGCCGTCCTAACCTTTTAAGCACCATGCTGAGTTACGATTGCCAAATCCGCGTGTGGTACAAGCACACCGACCAGATGGGCATCTGCCACCATTCGAACTACATCTGTTACTATGAAGCCGCACGCAGCGAACTGCTCCGCTATCTGGGCATGTCCTTCGCCGAAGTCGAGAAGCGGGGCATCATGATGCCCATCCTCGAGGTGCAGTCCAAATACCACCGCCCGGCCTACTACGACGAGCTGCTCACCGTGCGCATCATGCTCCGCGAGCTGCCCACGGCACGCATCAATTTCTTTTATGAAATCTACAACGGCAAAGGCGAGCTGCTCAATACGGGCATGACGCAACTGGGCTTCATCCACAGCGATACGCGCCGCCCGTGCCGTGTCCCCGACTGGTTCCTGAAACTGGTCGCCGACAAATGGACGGAGGAGTAGAGGCCGCCGTGACACTTCGATGCTTCTCACAACGGAAAGGCTCCGGATCGTTCCGCTGACACCCCGGCAGCTGGGGCTCTGGCTGCATGACATTCGGGCACTGGGAAAGGAACTGGATTGCCGCTGCACAGCCGGAAGCCCGCGCGGAGACTTCCGCCGGATCGTCGAGGGGCAGTACGCACTCGCCGCCGCCGACCCCGTCAATCACCTCTTCCACACCTTCTGGTTCCTGATCTTACGGGATGGCGGTGTCGTTGCGGGATCGGCCTGCTTCAAAGGGGCGGCGGATGCCGACGGAAGGGTAGAGATCGGCTATGGGCTGGAAAAGGCCTTTGAAAAACAGGGTTACATGACGGAAGCCGTCCGGGCATTGTGCGCATGGGCGAAGCAGCAGCCCGGAGTCCGGCAGATCACCGCCGAGACCGACCCGGATAACCGCGCCTCGCAGCGCGTTCTGCAAAGGGCCGGGTTCCATCCCGCCGAAGCGGACGCAACCCGATGGTGGAGCCTGTGAAACCGGGCTGTCTGCCACCCGGGAAATATAAAAGGCCGTTCGCAGGAACGGCCTTTTATATTTTAGTCGATCCGGAATCGTCAATCCGAAATTCCGGCTTTCCGGGGAGCGGGGCCGACTCGTGGCGGGAAAAACTGTTCCCGACGGCCGGCAGGCTCCCGCAAAGTCATTCGAGCATCCCCTTGAGCGTCTTTTTCATCAGGTCGTGGTCGCGGAAGTCGTTACGCAGCTCATAGCTGCCGTCGCGGTCGACCAGCACATAGGACGGAATGCCGT
This Alistipes onderdonkii DNA region includes the following protein-coding sequences:
- a CDS encoding FAD synthetase family protein yields the protein MMQREAKNAAEGGKTGSHDIHGDLAEHRPAAGRPDMRVFYGFDALPHFVRPTVTVGSYDGVHSGHLALLRTVAGRARAQGGESVVLTFEPHPRVTLGRADGLRLLTSLEEKIYLLGQQGIDNLIVIPFDKAFSALAPDTFIRDYLVGRIGAETLVVGFNHRFGRDKQGSYDYLGSHGFGLEVVEVGECDVDAEKVSSTVIRRLVAQGDMARAARLLSHPYLVIGTAAAGRIRTDDPLKLLPPTGSYQVRIGGRPARLTVDTSQNLIIRDGCPDGRAVLTF
- a CDS encoding GNAT family N-acetyltransferase, which gives rise to MLLTTERLRIVPLTPRQLGLWLHDIRALGKELDCRCTAGSPRGDFRRIVEGQYALAAADPVNHLFHTFWFLILRDGGVVAGSACFKGAADADGRVEIGYGLEKAFEKQGYMTEAVRALCAWAKQQPGVRQITAETDPDNRASQRVLQRAGFHPAEADATRWWSL
- a CDS encoding redox-sensing transcriptional repressor Rex, coding for MAALTNTIPEKTIERLSEYRRTLLASHKQGITHIFSHVLAGIHGITAVQVRRDLMLIGFSSDTKKGYDVQVLIEYISKILDSPSQMNIAVLGMGHLGQAITKYFNGKGLKLKITAAFDVDPEKVGKTIDGIPCYHMDTFENMVVNQDISIVIVSSPTKVAPSLVVPIINAGIKGVLNFTSTPLNFPQGIVVENYDITTLLEKVAYFVKENEESNSSNA
- a CDS encoding acyl-CoA thioesterase — protein: MLSYDCQIRVWYKHTDQMGICHHSNYICYYEAARSELLRYLGMSFAEVEKRGIMMPILEVQSKYHRPAYYDELLTVRIMLRELPTARINFFYEIYNGKGELLNTGMTQLGFIHSDTRRPCRVPDWFLKLVADKWTEE